One window from the genome of Treponema sp. OMZ 838 encodes:
- the dinB gene encoding DNA polymerase IV: MIHNPVFFHVDLDAFFASVEQLDNPAYRGKPVIVGGLGRRGVVSTASYEARKFGVHSAMPIARARALCPQGIFIKTRMQRYYEKSKEIMSIFKNFSPDIQQLSVDEAFLDMSGTEKIFGDTTTAARLLKTTIFEQTGLRVSVGAASNKYIAKIASGQSKPDGLLVIPPGGEGAFMQSLRLSDVWGIGGKTRARLAEAGLTTIAEILKQQESVLQLIIGNAAGTFLYQAVRGDMAHVFNEERKSHAISTERTFETDLHERDEISDVLFQLSAELMCRILDERIQSRTVHIKIRYTDFTTISAQQSGALINDSADLYERAQKLFFSRFDTALSVRLIGIGVDVGSDNSQLELFASEKATKKRKIEEAVLNIAKKNKDVKIVQARLLPRGE; encoded by the coding sequence ATGATTCATAATCCGGTATTTTTTCATGTTGATTTAGATGCTTTTTTTGCCTCGGTAGAACAGCTTGATAATCCGGCTTATCGCGGCAAGCCGGTTATTGTCGGCGGGCTTGGTAGGCGAGGTGTTGTTTCAACTGCTTCGTATGAAGCGCGGAAATTCGGTGTCCATTCTGCGATGCCGATAGCCCGTGCGCGTGCCTTGTGTCCGCAGGGGATCTTTATAAAAACACGAATGCAGCGTTACTATGAAAAATCGAAAGAGATTATGAGCATTTTTAAAAACTTTAGTCCCGATATACAGCAGCTTTCTGTCGATGAAGCGTTCCTCGATATGAGCGGTACTGAAAAAATATTCGGCGATACGACAACGGCAGCCCGGCTTTTAAAAACTACCATTTTTGAACAAACCGGTTTGCGCGTTTCCGTAGGAGCTGCTTCTAATAAGTACATTGCAAAAATTGCGTCGGGACAATCGAAGCCGGATGGTTTGCTGGTTATTCCGCCAGGCGGAGAAGGGGCGTTTATGCAGTCGCTGCGTTTAAGCGATGTATGGGGGATCGGCGGCAAAACGCGTGCGAGACTTGCGGAGGCCGGTCTGACGACTATTGCTGAAATTCTCAAACAGCAGGAATCCGTTTTACAGCTGATTATCGGGAATGCCGCCGGTACGTTTTTGTATCAAGCCGTCCGCGGAGATATGGCGCATGTTTTTAACGAAGAGCGGAAAAGTCATGCTATCAGTACGGAACGCACGTTTGAAACCGATCTTCATGAAAGAGACGAAATCTCCGATGTGCTGTTTCAGCTGAGTGCTGAGTTGATGTGCCGTATTCTTGATGAGCGTATTCAAAGCCGCACCGTACATATTAAAATACGGTATACGGATTTTACCACCATTTCGGCACAGCAGAGCGGGGCATTGATTAACGATTCTGCTGATTTATATGAGCGGGCACAAAAGCTGTTCTTTTCCCGTTTTGATACGGCGCTGTCCGTCCGGCTTATCGGGATTGGGGTGGATGTCGGCAGCGACAACAGTCAGTTGGAGCTTTTTGCTTCCGAAAAAGCGACAAAAAAACGTAAAATTGAAGAAGCGGTTTTGAATATTGCAAAGAAGAATAAAGATGTCAAAATTGTGCAAGCACGATTGCTCCCGCGGGGAGAATAG